In Tubulanus polymorphus chromosome 8, tnTubPoly1.2, whole genome shotgun sequence, one genomic interval encodes:
- the LOC141910212 gene encoding DENN domain-containing protein 3-like isoform X2 yields MVVVRKRALHQELYIISSLVSRIKTNPDDFDGYLKDIAIRLTQTPVPPAGMLALRFNLFGEAVRLLPAAFPGKQVIDIPLSCIFYCLPVDDILKVVSCLLLQQRTLFLSANYALLTITQEAFLNFIYPFMWRYTYVPVLANNLLEYIEAPGTWIMGCSSIHRNQVQQVEGIVVVDLDYGCVNVCETLLVPEIPKHCVDAFKESFKSAKVHYELETVDRLSPLTMEEMATSRRQHQFRFHQNIVGCFVQLMVNLFGDVRSYINVDKAKFKHKAFLSSRATEEKPFYEEFLQTDLFNKFLQERFAQKRDLWSMMEEKTRAPPTTRKTSRSSSHRGSQSGLLLVRESDDILDFVLPKYVAKGGRHFIERAIDELSTCITNSKSSSLRASYLYLRGMLHITRDNVLNGLEDFCALSANDTRLFPKTVVDNVISDMSISSREALMKQPIFTKLNRQFNVSVSTAMLENVDFTLEHEVTPEDDVAFAEFAELISSVEICHDYDTLQRLFKALTITRQPNGTMGPSLDPVTFDIFHECWRENEVHCQSLLASDDQLEAGEMILKVSPLVKSDTGTGYLILTSKRLLFVLDGRDMLIEIVMLKNILKLEKFKQTTFLSSVDTLAIYSVGGPRYVVCLKDQRNEWAMLITEMWSGVTIAGALRDGGIVQQAAQNVQLLDALIFSGRDEESSHHLVVEKAARILCHFTNQREAGGGVLPQGTEEVLQRKINPNANELERSTVEALLYTPGRMDSNEQMAIEPMLWVGMGSGKVKVYNASKWFLVSECIQAEKKVVCLLAVGDHQVWAGSFDHVIYIIDVATATCNQKLLEHDDMMSHMTLSEDKSLVFTASLNGQIITWDAESLTKIGSAIHLTAIQGLQSIVVKEDCLWCGVKKEILVVNRHGDVLRRLFYEDKQLKRKIQIDCFLVTNNGQVWTGSGRNNEMIVWDAENFSQVKKFTVECRGFSRMVLVGNKIWAGSKNGLIYIFNTYDCSLEKKVLSAHLGEAIRSMCVADDRYVISGSVTSEGKIAIWSTTSTTPTTPIVSMKSRSEFEAIGEEPEDEDDAAEV; encoded by the exons ATGGTGGTGGTCCGAAAACGAGCGCTGCATCAGGAACTTTATATAATTTCTAG CTTGGTGAGTCGAATTAAAACGAATCCCGACGATTTCGACGGCTACCTGAAAGACATCGCGATCCGACTGACGCAGACACCGGTGCCCCCTGCTGGCATGTTAGCCCTC AGGTTCAACTTATTCGGTGAGGCGGTGCGTCTGCTACCGGCTGCGTTTCCCGGCAAACAGGTCATCGATATTCCGCTGTCGTGTATATTTTACTGTCTGCCGGTCGACGACATTCTCAAGGTCGTTAGCTGCCTATTGCTGCAGCAACGAACGTTATTTCTGTCGGCAAACTACGCGTTGTTGACCATCACTCAAGAG gcatttttgaattttatctATCCATTTATGTGGAGGTATACATACGTACCAGTGTTAGCGAACAACTTACTCGAGTATATCGAGGCGCCTGGTACATGGATCATGGGCTGCAGCTCGATACACAGAAACCAAGTTCAACAG GTTGAAGGAATCGTCGTCGTGGATTTGGATTACGGATGCGTGAATGTCTGCGAAACCCTCCTAGTTCCCGAAATACCAAAACACTGTGTCGACGCGTTCAAAGAATCGTTCAAATCGGCTAAAGTTCACTACGAACTCGAAACGGTCGATCGCCTGTCGCCGTTGACAATGGAAGAAATGGCAACGTCGCGGCGACAACATCAGTTTCGGTTTCATCAGAATATCGTTGGCTGTTTCGTTCAGTTGATGGTGAATTTATTCGG CGATGTTCGCAGTTATATCAACGTCGATAAGGCTAAATTCAAACATAAAGCGTTCCTGTCATCAAGGGCAACAGAGGAGAAACCATTTTACGAAGAG TTTCTCCAGACGGATTTGTTCAACAAATTTCTGCAAGAACGATTCGCTCAGAAGCGCGACTTGTGGTCGATGATGGAAGAAAAAACTCGCGCGCCTCCAACAACTCGGAAAACATCGCGTTCTTCGTCGCACAG GGGCAGTCAGTCTGGTTTGCTGTTAGTTCGTGAATCGGACGATATCCTGGATTTTGTATTACCCAAATACGTCGCGAAGGGAGGACGACATTTTATAGAACGAGCGATTGATGAACTTTCCACCTGCATAACG AACTCAAAGTCGTCAAGTTTAAGGGCGTCGTATTTGTATTTACGAGGAATGTTACATATAACCAGGGATAATGTGTTGAACGGATTGGAAGATTTCTGTGCACTTTCCGCCAATGACACGAGACTTTTCCCGAAAAC CGTAGTGGATAATGTTATCTCGGACATGTCGATCAGTTCACGAGAAGCGTTAATGAAACAACCGATATTTACTAAACTCAACCGACAGTTTAACGTGTCCGTTTCCACTGCAATGCTGGAGAATGTTGACTTCACGTTGGAGCACGAGGTTACGCCGGAGGATGACGTCG CGTTTGCTGAATTTGCCGAGCTGATCTCGTCCGTTGAAATTTGTCACGACTACGACACGTTGCAACGTCTGTTTAAAGCCTTAACGATCACGCGGCAACCGAACGGAACAATGG GGCCGAGTTTGGATCCAGTGACTTTTGATATATTCCACGAGTGTTGGCGAGAAAACGAGGTCCACTGTCAATCATTATTGGCATCCGATGACCAGCTCGAAGCCGGAGAGATGATTTTGAAAGTTTCGCCCCTCGTGAAATCGGACACCGGCACCGGTTATCTAATACTAACATCTAAAAG acTGTTGTTTGTACTGGATGGCCGAGATATGTTGATCGAAATCGTGATGTTGAAGAACATTCTGAAATTAGAGAAGTTTAAACAAACAACGTTTCTATCATCTGTAGACACGTTAGCCATCTACTCTGTGG GTGGACCTCGCTACGTTGTTTGTTTGAAAGATCAGCGTAACGAATGGGCGATGTTAATTACCGAAATGTGGTCGGGTGTAACGATCGCCGGTGCTCTAAGAGACGGCGGTATTGTACAACAAGCTGCGCAAAATGTTCAACTGTTAGACGCCCTGATTTTCAG CGGACGCGATGAGGAGTCGTCGCATCACCTGGTCGTCGAAAAAGCGGCGCGAATTCTGTGTCACTTCACGAACCAACGCGAGGCAGGCGGGGGCGTGCTACCTCAGGGTACAGAAGAGGTGCTGCAACGAAAGATTAACCCGAACGCAAACGAGTTGGAGAGATCGACAGTTGAAGCTTTGCTCTATACACCTGGAC GTATGGATTCGAATGAACAGATGGCCATCGAGCCGATGTTATGGGTTGGTATGGGCAGCGGCAAAGTCAAAGTGTACAACGCCAGCAAATGGTTTCTCGTATCAGAGTGTATACAAGCTGAGAAAAAAGTT GTGTGTTTATTGGCTGTTGGTGATCACCAGGTCTGGGCCGGTTCATTCGACCATGTGATTTACATTATTGATGTCGCTACGGCAACGTGTAATCAGAAGCTATTAGAGCATGATGATATGATGTCACACATGACTTTATCTGAGGATAAAAG TCTGGTATTCACTGCGAGTTTAAACGGTCAGATTATCACGTGGGACGCCGAAAGTTTGACAAAAATCGGTTCAGCGATACATTTAACGGCAATACAGGGTCTACAGTCGATAGTAGTGAAAGAAGACTGCCTCTGGTGCG GCGttaagaaagaaattctagTGGTGAATCGCCATGGCGACGTGCTGCGACGACTCTTCTACGAGGACAAACAATTGAAAcggaaaattcaaatagacTGCTTCCTAGTCACGAATAACGGTCAG GTATGGACTGGTAGCGGTCGTAACAATGAAATGATCGTGTGGGATGCGGAGAATTTCTCACAAGTGAAAAAATTCACCGTTGAATGCCGTGGTTTCAGTCGTATGGTACTAGTAGGGAATAAG ATATGGGCCGGTTCTAAGAACGGATTGATCTACATATTCAACACGTACGACTGTAGTTTGGAGAAGAAGGTTCTGTCGGCTCATCTCGGCGAGGCGATACGCTCGATGTGCGTGGCCGACGATCGCTATGTGATCAGCGGCTCCGTCACGAGCGAGGGTAAAATAGCGATCTGGAGTACGACGTCGACGACGCCGACGACACCTATTGTCAGCATGAAGAGTCGGTCGGAATTCGAGGCTATCGGCGAAGAGCCggaagatgaagatgatgctGCAGAGGTTTAG
- the LOC141910212 gene encoding DENN domain-containing protein 3-like isoform X1 — protein sequence MPGKKLHNALVDSLVVLGMDRHSGLRPLLSPLNGPVAEKRAATLFGREFDPQVLAVINQNTASFPQNLINRDRRYPPIELNPNLRGLESPQQFDSIHGDSGGRHGFQEMKDRLENKRLLSAAHRRSSLRKLSLRNREMAMSSDEVKALTLFCFPDGAFVNHSAHRERVHHLVLTDITGVRTYATCVTMHRKYVATQTDSREMPFSLEPPDDDIKLDDNQYYCYVPSCIVLISKFPYFTVLKDCLSGLVSRIKTNPDDFDGYLKDIAIRLTQTPVPPAGMLALRFNLFGEAVRLLPAAFPGKQVIDIPLSCIFYCLPVDDILKVVSCLLLQQRTLFLSANYALLTITQEAFLNFIYPFMWRYTYVPVLANNLLEYIEAPGTWIMGCSSIHRNQVQQVEGIVVVDLDYGCVNVCETLLVPEIPKHCVDAFKESFKSAKVHYELETVDRLSPLTMEEMATSRRQHQFRFHQNIVGCFVQLMVNLFGDVRSYINVDKAKFKHKAFLSSRATEEKPFYEEFLQTDLFNKFLQERFAQKRDLWSMMEEKTRAPPTTRKTSRSSSHRGSQSGLLLVRESDDILDFVLPKYVAKGGRHFIERAIDELSTCITNSKSSSLRASYLYLRGMLHITRDNVLNGLEDFCALSANDTRLFPKTVVDNVISDMSISSREALMKQPIFTKLNRQFNVSVSTAMLENVDFTLEHEVTPEDDVAFAEFAELISSVEICHDYDTLQRLFKALTITRQPNGTMGPSLDPVTFDIFHECWRENEVHCQSLLASDDQLEAGEMILKVSPLVKSDTGTGYLILTSKRLLFVLDGRDMLIEIVMLKNILKLEKFKQTTFLSSVDTLAIYSVGGPRYVVCLKDQRNEWAMLITEMWSGVTIAGALRDGGIVQQAAQNVQLLDALIFSGRDEESSHHLVVEKAARILCHFTNQREAGGGVLPQGTEEVLQRKINPNANELERSTVEALLYTPGRMDSNEQMAIEPMLWVGMGSGKVKVYNASKWFLVSECIQAEKKVVCLLAVGDHQVWAGSFDHVIYIIDVATATCNQKLLEHDDMMSHMTLSEDKSLVFTASLNGQIITWDAESLTKIGSAIHLTAIQGLQSIVVKEDCLWCGVKKEILVVNRHGDVLRRLFYEDKQLKRKIQIDCFLVTNNGQVWTGSGRNNEMIVWDAENFSQVKKFTVECRGFSRMVLVGNKIWAGSKNGLIYIFNTYDCSLEKKVLSAHLGEAIRSMCVADDRYVISGSVTSEGKIAIWSTTSTTPTTPIVSMKSRSEFEAIGEEPEDEDDAAEV from the exons ATGCCTGGTAAAAAGTTACACAATGCGCTGGTCGACTCGCTGGTCGTGTTGGGCATGGATCGACATTCCGGACTTCGACCATTACTGAGT CCGTTGAATGGCCCCGTTGCGGAAAAACGGGCTGCGACTTTATTCGGTCGCGAATTCGACCCGCAAGTGCTCGCCGTCATCAACCAAAATACGGCGTCGTTCCCGCAGAATCTGATCAACCGCGACCGGCGCTACCCGCCGATCGAATTGAACCCGAACCTCCGCGGTTTAGAGTCGCCGCAACAATTCGACTCCATTCACGGCGACAGCGGCGGTCGTCATGGTTTTCAGGAAATGAAAGATCGTCTCGAGAATAAACGCCTGCTGTCGGCTGCTCATCGCAGGTCGTCGTTGCGCAAACTGTCGTTGCGTAATCGAGAGATGGCCATGTCGTCGGACGAAGTGAAGGCGCTCACTCTGTTCTGTTTTCCAG ATGGCGCGTTTGTGAATCACAGCGCACACAGAGAGAGGGTTCATCATCTGGTTTTAACCGATATAACAGGAGTGAGAACCTACGCAACTTGTGTCACTATGCATAGAAAATACGTCGCTACTCAG ACTGATTCCCGGGAGATGCCATTTTCGTTAGAACCCCCGGACGACGACATCAAACTTGACGATAACCAATATTATTGTTATGTGCCGAGTTGTATTGTTCTCATTTCGAAGTTTCCCTATTTTACCGTCCTTAAAGATTGTCTTTCTGG CTTGGTGAGTCGAATTAAAACGAATCCCGACGATTTCGACGGCTACCTGAAAGACATCGCGATCCGACTGACGCAGACACCGGTGCCCCCTGCTGGCATGTTAGCCCTC AGGTTCAACTTATTCGGTGAGGCGGTGCGTCTGCTACCGGCTGCGTTTCCCGGCAAACAGGTCATCGATATTCCGCTGTCGTGTATATTTTACTGTCTGCCGGTCGACGACATTCTCAAGGTCGTTAGCTGCCTATTGCTGCAGCAACGAACGTTATTTCTGTCGGCAAACTACGCGTTGTTGACCATCACTCAAGAG gcatttttgaattttatctATCCATTTATGTGGAGGTATACATACGTACCAGTGTTAGCGAACAACTTACTCGAGTATATCGAGGCGCCTGGTACATGGATCATGGGCTGCAGCTCGATACACAGAAACCAAGTTCAACAG GTTGAAGGAATCGTCGTCGTGGATTTGGATTACGGATGCGTGAATGTCTGCGAAACCCTCCTAGTTCCCGAAATACCAAAACACTGTGTCGACGCGTTCAAAGAATCGTTCAAATCGGCTAAAGTTCACTACGAACTCGAAACGGTCGATCGCCTGTCGCCGTTGACAATGGAAGAAATGGCAACGTCGCGGCGACAACATCAGTTTCGGTTTCATCAGAATATCGTTGGCTGTTTCGTTCAGTTGATGGTGAATTTATTCGG CGATGTTCGCAGTTATATCAACGTCGATAAGGCTAAATTCAAACATAAAGCGTTCCTGTCATCAAGGGCAACAGAGGAGAAACCATTTTACGAAGAG TTTCTCCAGACGGATTTGTTCAACAAATTTCTGCAAGAACGATTCGCTCAGAAGCGCGACTTGTGGTCGATGATGGAAGAAAAAACTCGCGCGCCTCCAACAACTCGGAAAACATCGCGTTCTTCGTCGCACAG GGGCAGTCAGTCTGGTTTGCTGTTAGTTCGTGAATCGGACGATATCCTGGATTTTGTATTACCCAAATACGTCGCGAAGGGAGGACGACATTTTATAGAACGAGCGATTGATGAACTTTCCACCTGCATAACG AACTCAAAGTCGTCAAGTTTAAGGGCGTCGTATTTGTATTTACGAGGAATGTTACATATAACCAGGGATAATGTGTTGAACGGATTGGAAGATTTCTGTGCACTTTCCGCCAATGACACGAGACTTTTCCCGAAAAC CGTAGTGGATAATGTTATCTCGGACATGTCGATCAGTTCACGAGAAGCGTTAATGAAACAACCGATATTTACTAAACTCAACCGACAGTTTAACGTGTCCGTTTCCACTGCAATGCTGGAGAATGTTGACTTCACGTTGGAGCACGAGGTTACGCCGGAGGATGACGTCG CGTTTGCTGAATTTGCCGAGCTGATCTCGTCCGTTGAAATTTGTCACGACTACGACACGTTGCAACGTCTGTTTAAAGCCTTAACGATCACGCGGCAACCGAACGGAACAATGG GGCCGAGTTTGGATCCAGTGACTTTTGATATATTCCACGAGTGTTGGCGAGAAAACGAGGTCCACTGTCAATCATTATTGGCATCCGATGACCAGCTCGAAGCCGGAGAGATGATTTTGAAAGTTTCGCCCCTCGTGAAATCGGACACCGGCACCGGTTATCTAATACTAACATCTAAAAG acTGTTGTTTGTACTGGATGGCCGAGATATGTTGATCGAAATCGTGATGTTGAAGAACATTCTGAAATTAGAGAAGTTTAAACAAACAACGTTTCTATCATCTGTAGACACGTTAGCCATCTACTCTGTGG GTGGACCTCGCTACGTTGTTTGTTTGAAAGATCAGCGTAACGAATGGGCGATGTTAATTACCGAAATGTGGTCGGGTGTAACGATCGCCGGTGCTCTAAGAGACGGCGGTATTGTACAACAAGCTGCGCAAAATGTTCAACTGTTAGACGCCCTGATTTTCAG CGGACGCGATGAGGAGTCGTCGCATCACCTGGTCGTCGAAAAAGCGGCGCGAATTCTGTGTCACTTCACGAACCAACGCGAGGCAGGCGGGGGCGTGCTACCTCAGGGTACAGAAGAGGTGCTGCAACGAAAGATTAACCCGAACGCAAACGAGTTGGAGAGATCGACAGTTGAAGCTTTGCTCTATACACCTGGAC GTATGGATTCGAATGAACAGATGGCCATCGAGCCGATGTTATGGGTTGGTATGGGCAGCGGCAAAGTCAAAGTGTACAACGCCAGCAAATGGTTTCTCGTATCAGAGTGTATACAAGCTGAGAAAAAAGTT GTGTGTTTATTGGCTGTTGGTGATCACCAGGTCTGGGCCGGTTCATTCGACCATGTGATTTACATTATTGATGTCGCTACGGCAACGTGTAATCAGAAGCTATTAGAGCATGATGATATGATGTCACACATGACTTTATCTGAGGATAAAAG TCTGGTATTCACTGCGAGTTTAAACGGTCAGATTATCACGTGGGACGCCGAAAGTTTGACAAAAATCGGTTCAGCGATACATTTAACGGCAATACAGGGTCTACAGTCGATAGTAGTGAAAGAAGACTGCCTCTGGTGCG GCGttaagaaagaaattctagTGGTGAATCGCCATGGCGACGTGCTGCGACGACTCTTCTACGAGGACAAACAATTGAAAcggaaaattcaaatagacTGCTTCCTAGTCACGAATAACGGTCAG GTATGGACTGGTAGCGGTCGTAACAATGAAATGATCGTGTGGGATGCGGAGAATTTCTCACAAGTGAAAAAATTCACCGTTGAATGCCGTGGTTTCAGTCGTATGGTACTAGTAGGGAATAAG ATATGGGCCGGTTCTAAGAACGGATTGATCTACATATTCAACACGTACGACTGTAGTTTGGAGAAGAAGGTTCTGTCGGCTCATCTCGGCGAGGCGATACGCTCGATGTGCGTGGCCGACGATCGCTATGTGATCAGCGGCTCCGTCACGAGCGAGGGTAAAATAGCGATCTGGAGTACGACGTCGACGACGCCGACGACACCTATTGTCAGCATGAAGAGTCGGTCGGAATTCGAGGCTATCGGCGAAGAGCCggaagatgaagatgatgctGCAGAGGTTTAG